TTCATGTTTCCACGAGGCTCTGATACAGATGTGAACGCATCTGCCAAGGCTTCGCAAATGTGACGATTATACAATCACAAGATTCAAACAGATGattagcataataaaaaaatacacaccGTAGTCCTTTCTCACCCTTCTATTATACAAGAAGGAAGGAAGCAGATGTAATGTCAGATATCAGTGAGAAATGTATCAATTAGATTGGAGTTCTTGCCACTGTTCCACTATTCCACctcctttccttctctcctAGCATCTGCTTCTGCTGAGTTTCCCTCATTCCTGTTCTTCTACCATTTCCTAGCAATACCCGATGTGCGGTCCTGCCTCGACTTCCAATAGATACTCTAACCTTCTCCATCCCGACATTTATACCACCTCTTCTCATATGTTGCTGCAGTGGGGACTTCATGTTAACTTTCTTTTGAAGACTTCGTTTCAACATGGTGCTTATCCGCTTGGAGCCATATCTGATTTCTCTAGGGCTGTCGCATTGTGTCTGCTCAGGAAAACAGTTTGTTTCAGATCCTTCAGAATCTTCTTTCATATCCACTTGACATAATGGAAATGAACTTGGTATACTCGGTACACTTGGGAGTGGAATCATTGAGTTCCGCCTTGGAGCTGGGGCTGCTAGGACGCGTCTTGCTGTTGTACAAATTGAGGCTCTGCCAGTCCTCTTCAGCAATCGTGGTTGATCAGCCATGGCagggttgttttctttttcagtaGAGTCAGTCAACTTGACAACCCCCTCTGTGGAGGGAAGGGGGATTGTGGATTTGTAACTGGTGTTCCCAATTGGTGGCAGAGTCAGATTTATCTGTTCTTTGTTCAACGCACCATTCACAGGTTCATCAAAATTCTTGTTACTCCCTAATATTCGATTTGCAAGCGGAGGCCTAGGTGGTGCAATAATTTGCTCATCTTGCTGCTGTTTCGTttgctgttgctgctgttgcTCGGCAATCTTTGTGTCCACATGCTGGCGTGCCAGCTTCCTTTCAACTAGGAGCTGTGCCTCAAGCTCCTTTACCTGCAAAATCAacgaaagaaaagggaaactaAAGATCCATCTTCCAGcataatgaaaaatgaaaaaattggtGAGCTGATTTATAAGTGAAGTTGCAATGGTTTCTGACAACCTATAGACTACCTTATCTTGCAAGGTCTTATATTTaaagtccttttcttttgtcttcaAGTCCAGTCCATTGATTGTATCCTCCAACTTCTTTATTTGCACATCTTTGCTTTTCAAATCTTGCTTCGATTTCTCAACCTTAACAGACAGGAGAGCCCATTTCCATGGACATGTAGGAACAGTCAGACAGACTTAATAGAAAGGTGATAACCATAGATTAAGGCTAAATAAAGAACAGGGCATTTAAAGTATAAGTTATCACTATACCATCTGCTTGTATCTCAGAAGTTCAGCATTGTCCAACTGTCTCTTTGCAGGCCCCAACTCTATCCCTCTAACTCTGCTTGCAAAATTGAGCGAGCATAGAGTCTCACCTAGGTCATTCTCATTAGGGCTGATCTGTAGAAACATGAGTGTCTTTGAATCTCCTCCTAAAAAATATGGATCCAGATATTAGTTTTACTCATTTTATACCTGCATAACTCATGTAAATCAACCCAAATTTATATTTACTGCATGGTTCAGGTAGAAAAGTACCTAGGGAGTCTTGAAGAAGGTGCGTGAGCTTTGAATTTCTGGACAGCAAGCAAACATGTTATTAACATTTACACTGAAGGTAGAGTCAGATTGGTTGGTAGTTTGCAcgtagaaaaataacaaatcaaagactggttaaaaatttttataaccTGAATGGGATGTGAGGGCTTTTAGTTGCGAGAGCAGATATGACATCACCAAGTGCAGataatgatttattaatattttgagttTCCTTCAACCGCTCTCCTTGCACTTCTGTCTTCGCTATCCTCTCACTTCCTGCTAGGTCAACCAACCATAACTTGCTCTTTGTGCATTCCCCGTTCAATAAATTCTCTCCCTTCACCATAACACAGTGTATGCTGGATCAAGAACAATCCATTCGTTAGCCTTTACTCCAGTTTCAAACACATTATGCAATTATTGAGCATAGATAAAAACTCAAATGGAGCATAGTAACACGGACCAGTGAGATCGGCTGCTGTGCTCATTAGCATTGGTAGAGCCAACTGCCCTTGCATTACTACCAGTTCTTAGAACTTGCCAAACCTCACTCATGTTGTGTACCTTTGCCTCAACCAGCCCAGGAACATGATGTAGTCCATCACCAGCTTGTCTTATTTCTAGCCTGCATTTCATATAATAATGAACATATATAGTAATAAGTTGAAGAAGCCAAGACTCCAATGCTTCGGTTAAACTGACTCAAAGATCATAAAAGTGAGGATAGAGGACAAATTGTAGATTGGTTAAAAACTGGAATACTGCTCTATTTCTTACTGCTTATGAGATATATCATAAATAATCTCATATTGGGATCTTAAAACGAGTGAAAGGAAATCTCAGgctaataatgaaaaataaaaaagtgtatAGAAGTAAGTTTATCATACAAAACAAAGAATCAAGTCCACAACAGGTTTTGCAAGTAAATACTGAATAGCAACAAGGAACTCGTGGATTTTACCCTTTATACAATTTTGATATTCTCAACTGTGTAAGATTCATTATCAGAATATAATGGTGATCGTGAAAAGAACCATTCACTAAGTATAAAGATCGTAGAAAACATAAGATGAAAATGGAGAGAAAATACAAGGAATTCATACTACCTCTTCGCAGCCACTCCTGGCTGAGAGTCTGACACCAGCAAATCTTGTATTTGCTCATTATAAACTTCAAGAACGCTTACAGATACATCATATCGAAAtagcttctctctctccttaaTCATATGAAAAACTTGCTCAAGAGTCCTAAAATTTACTCCACGATCTTCTTCTGTACCCTCCATTGTAAAAGTTTTTCCAGTCCCTGTCTGTCCATATGCAAAAATACAGACGTTGTACCCATCCAAGACCGAGCTTGCAAATGGAGCAGTGTCTTCAAAAACATCAGCTGagaaaacaagcaaaagcaATGGTTTATTATTGAAAGGAACAGAGTGGATAACTACAAGATCCAAAATGCACTTCACACACGAGGTGATTACCTTGGTTTGCTTGGGGGCCAAAAACAGCATCAAACTTGAAGGTCTTTTTTGGAAGTCCATTTGACATAACAGTTAGCTCACCATCTTTAGCAGATTCAAAATCAATAGTCATTAAAGCTCCGGCTGCAACTTCTTCGGATCTTAGAGGCCGACACCGGCAAAACACCCTAATGTTTCCTGCAAGAAAGATTCAGAATTCAGTATACCATCTTTAAATTCCTAACATATAGAACTCCAGATATCTAAGCAAAAATAAATCTACCTTTCAACTCTAGAACCTTATTGTACAGTTCCTTTCTCTCCTTGGCTCCTTCAACAAATTTAATCTTTAGATCCTCATGCAAATCTACTTGCTGCTTCACTGTCAGAACAAAATAAGTGAATAAAAAATGCAGAAGAAAGATAGCTGAGTTGGTCATATAAACAGTACATTGACCTACTTTTGGACAGAATAGTAGACCTTATCTCGTCCATATCTACAAGGCAATTCTTGTATGCCAGTGCCTCCTCTGATAGCTTGATGTGCTCCATTTTCATAATCTGTTAAATGaaacctttttaaaataatgcaaCATAGTACCAGATATTCCATGAGACAGATGTCAAAAACTCATAAAAGTACCTTCAGTTTTCTTGTCAAGTCTCTCAATGATGTGAACCACCTACTCTTCTCTTTCACTTGTCCCTCAATGGCAAAGGCTGCATACAACCAACCATCGGCACAATCAACATTTATGGACAGTCAATGTGATTACTACAGACAACATTAGATTTCCATACCCAAGGACCCAACATGCATCGACTTGCGCATGAGCTCATTTTGGAGCTCCTGTAATGACTTCAGAGCATCTTGGCATTCCCTGCTCTTAAGTCGGTTTTCCCTCTTAAGTTCATCCATTGCCCTCCTCATCTCTGTTAATTCCCTTCTCTGAAACTCGTGATCTCTCAGTAGCTTCTGATAATCCCCTTCCACCTCAAGGTGACCTAATTCCTGCAGTTTAACCATCATTTTAGAGGCAATAATCTAATGTTTCTCACAAACTAAATTAGAATCTAAAAGGATTAAGAGGTCTTACTTTGGGTGAATCGCACTCCGCTACTTGAGACATTCCTATAGGTTTTAGTAATCTAGCTTCTCCAGTATCTGAAATAAGAAGTTTTAGAAAGCTTAACTAAATTTCTATCTTGAAACATGAACCAAAAACGAAAGTTCAGAAACCAAAAGAAGATAGAAAACTGAACTTACTAGCAGAAAAATCTTTTGTAACAGAAATGCCACATACAATCGGTTTTCCCATCACTCCTTCAAATCTAATCAATAAGCCCTCATCACCCTCTACGAAAGCTTTAAGGCCAGATACAACCAGAGGTTTATTTGCGCCTACTTGTGCATATATGTCGAGGCATGACATAACCtacaaaaacaatcaatcatACACAATAAGATGATGGCATTAGCAACCTCCATTGAAACtcatatttgttttggtttcatGAATTCTCACCTTCTTCTCTTgtacaaaaacatcaaatacTCTTAGCCCAGGAGGGCCATCAGTGAATACAATTTCTGCAAGGTGCAGACTCACATCATAATTCCCAGGCTCTAGCGCCCGAAAACAATACGAGAAGTTACCATACCGTGCTGTTTGGTAAAGAGAAAGATCCCCATCCTGTCCATCCCCAATTGTAGCATCAGTCCTTACAGTATCACCACCCAGAAAAGAATCATCCCCTAAAAACTCTACACCCCCAAAAACCACAGCCCTATCAGTGCATCCTGCATTAATGCACACACCAGGAACAAAATCTTTCaccaatttctcttctttttcttgctgTGGAAGGAGCTCAAACGAAGATTCAGGAGACAACTCTTTGTTGAATGTttgaaaaacagaagaaaacttTACACATGGAGTCTTAATAGAGTCTTTCATATCAGACCCATCAATACCATTCTCCAGAGAAAGCTCAATTGAACACTTGTTGTCATCCAATAATTCAGGAGAATCTCCATATCCAGTTCTGGATATATCAGGTGAACCAGCACAGATGACCAGATCAGGAGATGTTAATGAAAACCCTAACATGGACCTACctgaaaaaataacacaaaattcaatcaaattctTAAATCTTGATAACCCCGATAAAAAGTTCAATCTTGACATCCAATTCTTGATCAAAATTGTAAAAAGAAGAGATTTTTTTACCATCAATCGCATCATTCTCAACTCGGTCTATCAGTTTTTTCATAGTAATTGATTCTACGCTTTGGCTTTCTTGCCAACACATATCTACAAcaagaaagtagaaaaaaaaaagttaatcatACCTTTAAGAGATAACAGAGTGTTCCcagcaaaatttaaattaacaaaattaatgggtttgctttaaattaggaaaaaaagGCCACGCATTACCTTCATTTGAATCTGAATCTACCATGGCCAAAGTTTGAGACTTCGAAGAAATGAGTCCAGTctctaaacaagaaaaaagagagaaacgaaagtttaaaaacccaaaaaatatctacaaaaccaagaaagaaaaattgggCACTAGAGAAGGTGAAGTGATCTTACTTGAAGAGCTAGAGAGAGGGCTGGTattatgttgttgttgttgttggtggtgTACATCAGTCAGGAGAAGGGGGTCATGCCAATGAGGAGGTTGTTCATTAGTACTATTACTACCTTCCATGGAAACTGAATTGAATTCTTTAAAAGGgttcaaaagaaaaaggcaCAGTTTTGAATGTGCAATCAATTGATGTGCTTTGAATTAGAATGACAGAGAAAAAAAGGTAACTGCTTTACAATCCTTTTGTtctagagagagggagagggagagagagagaggagaaaagggAAAGGGAGAGTTGTTGAGGTTGTAAATATTAACGTTGATTTGGCAATTCAAAGGTAAGAAAACATAGGATTCATTGTTTGATGGATGATTTGCCTTGGCTCAGAGAGAGTTATGAAGAAAGGTGACCGTtgctcctttcctttttttgaattttgaaacataggAGCCGGGCTCACTGCGTGCTTGCTTGGGCCATGAAATCTTCTAGTCTGTATAATGCatggttaaattaaatatttaattacaatTTAGTCACTGTATTTCAAACGATTTTGTAAGTTAGTCCTTCTACTTTCATTCCCTTCATTGACAACCGTTATTTAtcttgaaattacaaaaaaataactttgcaatgcgtttttaattttatctgctGTAGGTGAGCTGGAGAACATTGATTAGAGatggattaagaaaaaaacaataaaattgtaatGAAAATCCAATAGGACTAGATACAGACAAATATGAAGATATAAGGGTTacctagatatattttttttcttaattattttttagatttatcaagtGGACATgctcatattaaaataactctcatataatttaatttaaaacttgagcAAGCAAAAAGTTGAATGAACTTTCAAGTTTAACATGTTATACCAGTTTAATTACAATAccaaaaaatttcttataatcTATTATAATCTAGATATTATTTTCTCacattcaaagttttttttgttccaaGTTGCAATATAGCAGGAAATAAccttaaaacactaaaaaaaactggCTTTCCAATCTGCTTCACTATTAAAATTGTTAAGTGCCTTTCAAATATGAAGTAGCAAGATTTACCGTTCTCATAAAAACTAGCATAATATTCATACAATCTTTCCTAACCCAACAttaatttctttagtttttggacccttaaactaaaaattaacaaaaattgtAGGTTAAATACTCGATAACTTATTGACTattagtactttttttttttcttctaaaattttaGCAGCACACAATTTAAAGAGTCCGGGCCCCCTCTACATACAAAATAGCTTCATGGGTAACTATGAAAATTAGAGTTTCTGAAAAAAATGGTGATTATAATTACAAAGTCTGGCCTTCCTATACTTCTCTTTGCTGTAACTTTGAGTACTAAATTTTAAGAGACAATGGAGGAGGTGGTGCATGCCTAATTATGAgcaccttcaaaaaaaaattaatttctttcagaAATGTTACATTGTCTTGGCTCAATGAATCTTGAGGAACTTGTATGATTGCTCCTTTACAGAAAGTAACTGAGATCTGGTATCTGTTACCATATATACAACAAAATAGCATACAACAGTGGACAAAATCACCTCCAGCTCCGATCCTGCACGCCCTGCAGTTGACATAAATTGTATGTGTTGGGCAGCTCATCTGTATTCCACGAACTGAGCAAATGTTGGAGCACTACTTCGATAGTGCTACCTTTATTGTCCTGTAATGCTTTGAGCTCCATTAGGAGAACCGAATATATTCAGCTATAGAGCTGCATGCCAAGCTATAAGTTGATTCCTGCCTCTTCCAGTGCAGCTGCCATGGAGGCTGAGGCCTCTTCAAGGGTTCGCTTCTTCTCTACCGTGTTGAAGGCCTCTATAGAATCACCTTCCTCCca
This is a stretch of genomic DNA from Populus alba chromosome 11, ASM523922v2, whole genome shotgun sequence. It encodes these proteins:
- the LOC118035684 gene encoding kinesin-like protein KIN-14Q translates to MEGSNSTNEQPPHWHDPLLLTDVHHQQQQQHNTSPLSSSSKTGLISSKSQTLAMVDSDSNEDMCWQESQSVESITMKKLIDRVENDAIDGRSMLGFSLTSPDLVICAGSPDISRTGYGDSPELLDDNKCSIELSLENGIDGSDMKDSIKTPCVKFSSVFQTFNKELSPESSFELLPQQEKEEKLVKDFVPGVCINAGCTDRAVVFGGVEFLGDDSFLGGDTVRTDATIGDGQDGDLSLYQTARYGNFSYCFRALEPGNYDVSLHLAEIVFTDGPPGLRVFDVFVQEKKVMSCLDIYAQVGANKPLVVSGLKAFVEGDEGLLIRFEGVMGKPIVCGISVTKDFSANTGEARLLKPIGMSQVAECDSPKELGHLEVEGDYQKLLRDHEFQRRELTEMRRAMDELKRENRLKSRECQDALKSLQELQNELMRKSMHVGSLAFAIEGQVKEKSRWFTSLRDLTRKLKIMKMEHIKLSEEALAYKNCLVDMDEIRSTILSKMKQQVDLHEDLKIKFVEGAKERKELYNKVLELKGNIRVFCRCRPLRSEEVAAGALMTIDFESAKDGELTVMSNGLPKKTFKFDAVFGPQANQADVFEDTAPFASSVLDGYNVCIFAYGQTGTGKTFTMEGTEEDRGVNFRTLEQVFHMIKEREKLFRYDVSVSVLEVYNEQIQDLLVSDSQPGVAAKRLEIRQAGDGLHHVPGLVEAKVHNMSEVWQVLRTGSNARAVGSTNANEHSSRSHCIHCVMVKGENLLNGECTKSKLWLVDLAGSERIAKTEVQGERLKETQNINKSLSALGDVISALATKSPHIPFRNSKLTHLLQDSLGGDSKTLMFLQISPNENDLGETLCSLNFASRVRGIELGPAKRQLDNAELLRYKQMVEKSKQDLKSKDVQIKKLEDTINGLDLKTKEKDFKYKTLQDKVKELEAQLLVERKLARQHVDTKIAEQQQQQQTKQQQDEQIIAPPRPPLANRILGSNKNFDEPVNGALNKEQINLTLPPIGNTSYKSTIPLPSTEGVVKLTDSTEKENNPAMADQPRLLKRTGRASICTTARRVLAAPAPRRNSMIPLPSVPSIPSSFPLCQVDMKEDSEGSETNCFPEQTQCDSPREIRYGSKRISTMLKRSLQKKVNMKSPLQQHMRRGGINVGMEKVRVSIGSRGRTAHRVLLGNGRRTGMRETQQKQMLGEKERRWNSGTVARTPI